From a single Staphylococcus epidermidis genomic region:
- a CDS encoding aspartate aminotransferase family protein: MSKVNHLIDEDERYFAHSGRIKYYPLVIDHGYGATLIDIDGKSYIDLLASASSQNVGHAPKPVVEAIKNQTEKFIHYTPAYMYHEPLVRLSKKLCDIAPGNYEKRVTFGLSGSDANDGIIKFARAYTGRPYIISFTNAYHGSTFGSLSMSSISLNMRKRYGPLLNGFYHIPFPDKYRGMFEQAKPNTVEEYLAPLKEMFTKYVPAEEVACIVVETIQGDGGLLEPVPGYFEALQELCHAHNILIAVDDIQQGLGRTGKWSSVDHYHFTPDLMTFGKSLAGGLPMSAIVGRKEIMESLEAPAHLFTTGANPVSCEAALATIKMIEDEDLLNASWKKGSYVRKRIDPWIERYQYVGDVRGIGLSIGIDIVSNKIEKTRDSEAALKICNYCFENGVIIIAVAGNVLRFQPPLVITYKQLDKALDTIEEALEKLERGELNQYDISGQGW; this comes from the coding sequence CCACGTTAATCGATATAGACGGTAAGTCTTATATTGATTTATTAGCAAGTGCAAGTTCGCAAAATGTGGGTCACGCTCCGAAGCCAGTAGTCGAAGCAATTAAGAACCAAACTGAGAAATTTATTCATTATACACCAGCATATATGTATCATGAACCGTTAGTGCGATTATCAAAAAAATTATGTGACATTGCTCCTGGAAATTATGAGAAAAGAGTTACTTTCGGATTAAGTGGCTCTGATGCTAATGATGGGATTATAAAGTTTGCACGAGCGTATACAGGACGTCCATACATCATAAGTTTTACTAATGCATACCATGGTTCAACATTTGGTTCATTATCGATGTCTTCAATTAGTTTGAATATGCGTAAGCGTTACGGGCCATTACTTAATGGATTTTACCATATACCTTTTCCCGATAAGTATAGGGGGATGTTTGAGCAAGCTAAACCTAACACAGTTGAGGAATATTTAGCTCCTTTAAAAGAAATGTTTACAAAATATGTCCCTGCGGAGGAAGTTGCATGTATTGTGGTTGAAACAATTCAAGGTGACGGTGGCTTACTTGAACCCGTACCAGGTTATTTTGAAGCATTACAAGAGCTTTGCCACGCTCACAATATTCTTATTGCAGTCGATGATATCCAACAAGGATTAGGTCGTACAGGAAAGTGGAGTTCCGTAGATCATTATCATTTTACTCCAGATTTAATGACATTTGGAAAGTCATTAGCTGGAGGTTTACCAATGTCTGCGATTGTAGGTCGTAAAGAAATCATGGAAAGTCTTGAAGCACCTGCTCATTTATTTACAACTGGTGCAAATCCTGTAAGTTGTGAAGCAGCCTTAGCTACGATAAAGATGATTGAAGATGAAGATTTACTAAACGCTTCATGGAAAAAGGGGAGTTACGTTAGAAAAAGAATAGACCCATGGATAGAACGTTACCAATATGTAGGTGATGTTCGAGGTATTGGATTATCAATTGGAATAGACATAGTATCAAATAAAATTGAGAAAACTAGAGATTCTGAAGCAGCATTAAAGATATGTAATTACTGCTTTGAAAATGGTGTGATTATCATAGCAGTTGCGGGTAATGTTTTAAGATTTCAACCACCACTTGTGATTACCTATAAGCAACTTGATAAAGCATTAGATACAATAGAAGAGGCGCTTGAAAAGTTGGAAAGAGGAGAATTAAATCAATATGACATTAGTGGTCAAGGTTGGTAA
- a CDS encoding APC family permease, whose product MGSFFNRMTRKENPTIYQSKDGHLKRTLRVRDFLALGVGTIVSTSIFTLPGVVAAEHAGPAVSLSFLLAAIVAGLVAFTYAEMASTMPFAGSAYSWINVLFGELFGWVAGWALLAEYFIAVAFVASGFSANLRGLIAPLGISLPKSLSNPFGSNGGVIDIIAAVVIILTALLLSRGMNEAARMENVLVILKVLAIILFVIVGLTAINFSNYIPFIPEHKVTETGDFGGWQGIYAGVSMIFLAYIGFDSIAANSAEAINPQKTMPRGILGSLIVAIVLFVAVALVLVGMFHYSQYADNAEPVGWALRESSHGIIAAVVQAISVIGMFTALIGMMLAGSRLLYSFGRDGLLPSWLSQLNHKHLPNRALVILTIIGVVIGSMFPFAFLAQLISAGTLVAFMFVSLAMYRLRKREGKDLPKPEFKLPLYPILPAITFILVLLVFWGLSFEAKLYTLIWFIVGIIIYLIYGIRHSKKNDEEAYQVPRK is encoded by the coding sequence ATGGGAAGTTTTTTTAATCGGATGACTCGAAAAGAGAATCCTACTATTTATCAAAGTAAAGATGGGCATCTTAAACGCACATTACGTGTACGCGACTTTCTTGCACTAGGTGTTGGTACAATTGTTTCTACATCTATCTTCACTTTACCAGGTGTTGTCGCGGCTGAGCATGCCGGACCTGCTGTTTCATTGTCATTCTTATTAGCTGCTATTGTGGCAGGTCTTGTAGCCTTTACTTATGCAGAAATGGCATCTACAATGCCTTTTGCTGGTTCAGCTTATTCATGGATTAATGTTCTTTTTGGTGAATTATTCGGATGGGTTGCCGGTTGGGCGCTTTTAGCAGAATACTTTATTGCTGTTGCTTTCGTTGCTTCAGGCTTTTCTGCTAACTTAAGAGGTCTTATTGCACCATTGGGCATTTCTTTACCTAAATCATTATCTAATCCATTTGGAAGTAACGGTGGTGTCATTGATATCATTGCTGCTGTAGTGATTATTTTAACTGCATTACTATTATCACGCGGAATGAACGAAGCCGCTCGTATGGAAAATGTATTGGTTATATTAAAGGTGTTGGCCATCATTTTATTTGTGATTGTTGGGCTAACTGCGATTAATTTCAGTAACTATATACCTTTTATTCCAGAACATAAAGTTACTGAAACTGGCGACTTTGGAGGTTGGCAAGGTATTTATGCTGGAGTTTCAATGATTTTTTTAGCTTATATTGGTTTTGACTCTATTGCTGCTAATTCAGCTGAAGCGATTAATCCACAGAAGACAATGCCTAGAGGAATCTTAGGGTCACTCATAGTAGCAATTGTATTGTTTGTGGCCGTAGCACTTGTTCTTGTTGGCATGTTCCATTACTCTCAATACGCTGATAATGCAGAGCCAGTAGGTTGGGCATTACGAGAAAGTAGTCATGGTATTATTGCTGCAGTTGTTCAAGCAATTTCTGTCATCGGTATGTTCACTGCATTAATCGGTATGATGCTTGCAGGTTCACGTCTATTATATTCATTTGGACGAGATGGTTTACTCCCTTCTTGGTTAAGTCAATTGAATCACAAACATTTACCTAATCGAGCACTTGTCATACTTACAATCATTGGCGTAGTTATCGGATCAATGTTCCCGTTTGCTTTCTTAGCACAATTGATTTCCGCAGGTACCCTTGTTGCATTCATGTTTGTGTCACTAGCAATGTATCGATTAAGAAAACGTGAAGGGAAAGATTTACCTAAGCCAGAGTTTAAATTACCTTTATATCCTATATTGCCTGCAATTACATTTATATTAGTATTGCTAGTATTTTGGGGATTAAGTTTTGAAGCTAAGTTGTATACACTGATATGGTTTATTGTAGGTATAATTATTTATTTAATTTATGGAATTAGACATTCCAAAAAGAATGATGAAGAAGCGTATCAAGTACCTAGAAAATAA
- the cidR gene encoding cidABC operon transcriptional activator CidR translates to MEIKQIKYFVEVVRQGGMTQASEHLYIAQSTISKAIKNIENEYDITLFDRSQKQIKLTDIGQTFYDNSLEFLALFEKLSLEMNDIVNVQKGHIKIGLSPMMNVQMFTNALNQFHRLYPNVTYEVIEGGGKIVENLTSNDDVDIGITTLPVDHTEFHSTSLYNEELLLVVSNDHHLAHLNKVDMADLKDEEFVLFHDDYYLKDQIIENCKRLGYYPKTVANISQISFIANMIQQGIGISIVPESLVNLMGNNVTSIQLENVELSWHLGVIWRKDAYLNHVTRKWIEFISEMKPT, encoded by the coding sequence ATGGAAATTAAACAAATTAAATATTTCGTAGAAGTTGTACGACAAGGTGGTATGACGCAAGCATCTGAACACTTATACATTGCACAGTCAACGATTAGCAAAGCGATTAAAAATATTGAAAATGAATACGATATTACATTGTTTGACCGGTCACAAAAACAAATAAAACTAACAGATATAGGTCAAACATTTTATGATAATAGTTTAGAATTTTTAGCTTTATTCGAGAAATTATCTTTAGAAATGAATGACATTGTGAACGTTCAAAAAGGTCATATTAAAATAGGCTTATCACCAATGATGAATGTTCAAATGTTTACAAATGCATTGAATCAGTTTCACAGACTCTATCCTAATGTGACATATGAAGTGATTGAGGGTGGTGGTAAAATTGTTGAGAACTTAACATCTAATGATGATGTGGATATTGGTATTACTACATTACCTGTAGATCACACTGAATTTCATTCAACTTCTTTATATAATGAAGAATTATTATTAGTAGTAAGTAATGACCATCATTTAGCACATTTAAATAAAGTAGACATGGCAGATTTGAAAGATGAAGAGTTTGTTTTATTTCATGATGATTATTATTTAAAAGATCAAATTATAGAGAACTGTAAAAGGCTAGGCTATTACCCTAAAACTGTTGCTAATATTTCTCAAATTAGTTTTATCGCTAATATGATTCAACAAGGAATAGGAATTAGTATCGTTCCAGAAAGTTTAGTTAATTTAATGGGGAATAACGTAACGTCCATTCAATTAGAGAATGTTGAATTATCATGGCATCTTGGCGTGATATGGAGAAAAGATGCTTATCTCAATCATGTAACTCGCAAATGGATTGAATTTATTTCTGAGATGAAACCAACATAG
- a CDS encoding L-lactate dehydrogenase, whose amino-acid sequence MKKFGKKVVLVGDGSVGSSYAFAMVTQGIADEFVIIDIAKDKVEADVKDLNHGALYSSSPVTVKAGEYEDCKDADLVVITAGAPQKPGETRLQLVEKNTKIMKSIVTSVMDSGFDGFFLIAANPVDILTRYVKEVTGLPAERVIGSGTVLDSARFRYLISKELGVTSSSVHASIIGEHGDSELAVWSQANVGGISVYDTLKEETGSDAKANEIYINTRDAAYDIIQAKGSTYYGIALALLRISKALLNNENSILTVSSQLNGQYGFNDVYLGLPTLINQNGAVKIYETPLNDNELQLLEKSVKTLEDTYDSIKHLV is encoded by the coding sequence ATGAAAAAATTTGGGAAAAAAGTTGTTTTAGTAGGAGACGGTTCCGTAGGTTCAAGTTATGCATTTGCTATGGTGACTCAAGGAATTGCAGATGAATTTGTAATTATTGATATTGCAAAAGATAAAGTGGAAGCAGACGTTAAAGATTTAAACCATGGTGCACTTTACAGTTCTTCACCAGTGACTGTAAAAGCTGGAGAATATGAAGATTGTAAAGATGCAGATTTAGTTGTTATTACAGCAGGTGCACCTCAAAAACCGGGTGAAACTCGTTTACAACTTGTTGAGAAAAATACTAAAATCATGAAAAGTATCGTAACTAGTGTCATGGATAGTGGCTTTGATGGTTTCTTCCTAATTGCTGCAAACCCAGTTGATATCTTAACACGTTATGTTAAAGAAGTTACAGGTTTACCAGCTGAACGTGTTATTGGTTCTGGTACAGTGCTTGATAGTGCAAGATTCAGATATTTAATAAGTAAAGAATTAGGTGTTACATCAAGTAGTGTTCACGCTAGCATTATAGGTGAACATGGTGACTCTGAACTTGCAGTTTGGTCTCAAGCAAACGTTGGAGGTATTTCAGTGTATGATACATTGAAAGAAGAAACTGGTAGCGATGCTAAAGCGAATGAAATTTATATTAATACAAGAGATGCTGCTTACGATATCATTCAAGCTAAAGGATCTACGTATTATGGTATAGCTCTAGCACTATTACGTATTTCTAAAGCTTTACTAAATAATGAAAATAGTATTTTGACAGTTTCTAGTCAACTTAATGGTCAATATGGATTTAACGATGTTTATCTTGGCTTACCAACACTTATCAATCAAAATGGTGCAGTTAAAATTTATGAAACACCATTAAATGATAACGAACTACAATTACTAGAAAAATCAGTGAAAACTTTAGAAGACACTTATGATTCTATAAAACATTTAGTTTAA
- the alsS gene encoding acetolactate synthase AlsS, whose protein sequence is MAEKQYSAAQMVIDTLKNNGVEYVFGIPGAKIDYLFNALEDDDIELVVTRHEQNAAMIAQGIGRLTGKPGVAITTSGPGVSNLTTGLLTATSEGDPVLAIGGQVKRNDLLRLTHQSIDNASLLRSSTKYSAEVQDPESLSEVITNAMRTATSGKNGASFISIPQDVISSPVKADAISLCQKPHLGVPSEQEINEVIEAIKNSKFPVLLAGMRSSSQAETEAIRRLVQKTNLPVVETFQGAGVISRELENHFFGRVGLFRNQVGDELLRKSDLVITIGYDPIEYEASNWNKELDTKIINVDEEHAEITNYMQPVKELIGNIAGTIDMISEHVNEPFINQDHLDELEKLRGEITEATGIKATHKEGVMHPVEIIETMQKVLTDDTTVTVDVGSHYIWMARKYRSYNPRHLLFSNGMQTLGVALPWAISAALVRPNTQVVSVAGDGGFLFSGQELETAVRKNLNIIQLIWNDGRYNMVEFQEEMKYKRSSGVEFGPVDYVKYAESFGAKGLRVTNQEELEAALKEGYETDGPVLIDIPVNYADNVKLSTNMLPNALN, encoded by the coding sequence ATGGCGGAAAAACAATATTCTGCAGCACAAATGGTAATTGATACTTTAAAAAATAATGGAGTTGAGTATGTATTTGGTATTCCAGGTGCGAAAATCGACTACTTATTTAATGCACTAGAGGATGACGATATTGAATTAGTCGTTACGCGTCATGAACAAAACGCAGCGATGATTGCACAAGGTATTGGTCGTTTAACAGGAAAACCAGGTGTGGCTATTACTACAAGTGGCCCAGGGGTAAGTAACTTAACTACTGGTTTATTAACTGCAACTTCTGAAGGTGACCCTGTATTAGCTATCGGTGGTCAAGTTAAAAGAAATGACTTATTACGTTTAACACATCAAAGTATTGATAACGCATCATTACTTAGATCCTCAACTAAATATAGTGCAGAAGTACAAGATCCAGAATCACTATCAGAGGTTATTACGAATGCAATGCGTACAGCCACTTCAGGTAAAAATGGAGCGAGCTTTATCAGTATTCCACAAGATGTTATTTCATCACCTGTCAAAGCTGATGCAATTTCATTATGTCAAAAACCACATCTTGGTGTACCTTCAGAACAAGAAATTAATGAAGTGATTGAGGCTATTAAAAATTCTAAATTCCCAGTATTATTAGCTGGAATGAGAAGTTCAAGCCAAGCTGAAACAGAAGCTATTCGCCGTTTAGTTCAAAAAACAAATTTACCTGTTGTTGAAACATTCCAAGGTGCCGGCGTAATTAGTCGCGAATTAGAAAATCACTTCTTCGGTCGTGTTGGTTTATTTAGAAACCAAGTGGGTGACGAATTACTTAGAAAAAGTGATTTAGTTATCACAATCGGTTATGACCCTATTGAATATGAAGCAAGTAACTGGAATAAAGAATTAGATACTAAAATCATCAATGTCGATGAAGAACATGCTGAAATCACTAATTACATGCAACCAGTTAAAGAGTTAATCGGAAACATTGCAGGTACAATAGATATGATTTCTGAACATGTAAATGAACCATTTATTAATCAAGATCATTTAGATGAACTTGAAAAATTAAGAGGCGAAATCACAGAAGCAACTGGAATTAAAGCAACTCACAAAGAAGGTGTGATGCACCCAGTTGAAATCATTGAAACAATGCAAAAAGTTTTAACTGATGATACTACTGTAACTGTAGATGTGGGAAGCCATTACATTTGGATGGCTCGTAAATACAGAAGTTACAATCCTAGACATTTACTATTTAGTAACGGTATGCAAACTCTAGGTGTTGCACTTCCATGGGCTATTTCAGCTGCACTTGTACGTCCAAATACACAAGTTGTTTCTGTAGCTGGAGACGGTGGTTTCCTATTCTCAGGACAAGAATTAGAAACTGCAGTACGTAAAAACTTAAATATCATTCAATTAATTTGGAATGATGGTCGTTATAACATGGTTGAATTCCAAGAAGAAATGAAATATAAACGCTCTTCAGGTGTAGAATTTGGACCAGTTGATTATGTAAAATATGCAGAATCATTTGGCGCTAAAGGATTACGTGTGACTAATCAAGAAGAATTAGAGGCAGCACTTAAAGAGGGTTACGAAACTGATGGACCAGTATTAATTGATATCCCAGTTAACTATGCAGATAATGTTAAATTATCTACAAATATGTTACCAAATGCTTTAAATTAA
- the budA gene encoding acetolactate decarboxylase yields MTNVLYQHGTLGTLMAGLLEGTASINDLLEHGDLGIATLTGSDGEVIFVDGKAYHANEHKEFIELTGDEMTPYATVTKFKADSSFKTSNKNQEEVFDEVKKQMKSENMFSAVKISGTFKKMHVRMMPGQEPPYTRLIDSARRQPEETRENIKGSIVGFFTPELFHGIGSAGFHIHFANDDRDFGGHILDFEVDDVTVEIQNFETFEQHFPVDAKSFTDADIDYKDIADEIREAE; encoded by the coding sequence ATGACTAATGTATTATATCAACACGGAACATTAGGAACTTTAATGGCAGGTTTATTAGAAGGAACTGCTTCAATTAATGACTTATTAGAACATGGTGATTTAGGTATTGCTACGCTTACAGGTTCTGATGGAGAAGTAATTTTTGTTGATGGTAAAGCTTATCATGCAAATGAACATAAAGAATTTATAGAATTGACAGGCGACGAAATGACACCATATGCAACTGTTACAAAATTCAAAGCAGACTCAAGTTTTAAAACATCTAATAAAAATCAAGAAGAAGTATTCGATGAAGTTAAAAAACAAATGAAAAGTGAAAATATGTTCTCGGCAGTTAAAATTTCAGGAACGTTTAAAAAAATGCATGTACGTATGATGCCTGGTCAAGAACCTCCATACACACGTTTAATTGATTCAGCTCGTAGACAACCTGAAGAAACACGTGAAAATATCAAAGGTTCAATCGTAGGTTTCTTCACTCCAGAATTATTCCATGGTATTGGTTCTGCAGGTTTCCATATTCACTTTGCAAATGATGATCGTGATTTTGGTGGTCATATTTTAGACTTTGAAGTGGATGATGTGACTGTTGAAATACAAAACTTTGAAACATTTGAACAACACTTCCCAGTAGATGCTAAATCATTTACTGATGCTGACATTGACTATAAAGATATAGCCGATGAAATCAGAGAAGCTGAATAA
- a CDS encoding oxidoreductase, with the protein MTIAIIGPGAVGTTLAFELKKVLPDTELIGRQDKLMTYFPENTSNGSNVKVTSFNHINQTFDVIIIAVKTHQLDDVIKQLPKITHDDSLIILAQNGYGQLNKLPYQHVFQAVVYISGQKVNNNVQHFRDYQLYIQDSTLTRQFKQMVHPSKIEVVLQENIEKSIWYKLLVNLGINTITAIGQQPAKILKSPHIESLCRRILVDGLKVARAEQIDFEDHIVDDILNIYKGYPDEMGTSMYYDVINKHPLEVEAIQGYIYKCAKKHHLETPYLDMAYTFLYAYHLEYTQPD; encoded by the coding sequence ATGACAATTGCCATTATAGGCCCAGGTGCAGTGGGTACAACGTTAGCTTTTGAATTAAAAAAAGTTCTACCAGATACGGAACTCATCGGCCGGCAAGATAAATTAATGACCTATTTCCCAGAAAATACTTCTAATGGAAGTAATGTTAAAGTGACTTCATTTAATCATATTAATCAAACTTTTGATGTCATTATCATAGCAGTTAAAACACATCAATTGGATGACGTCATTAAACAATTACCTAAAATCACTCATGACGATTCGCTCATTATCTTAGCACAAAATGGCTATGGACAGCTTAATAAACTTCCATATCAACATGTCTTTCAAGCAGTCGTCTATATTAGCGGACAAAAAGTTAACAACAATGTTCAACATTTCAGAGATTACCAACTATATATTCAAGATAGCACACTAACTCGTCAATTCAAGCAAATGGTTCATCCTTCCAAAATAGAGGTGGTTTTACAAGAAAATATTGAAAAAAGCATTTGGTATAAATTATTAGTGAATTTAGGTATAAATACCATCACTGCTATTGGACAACAACCAGCTAAAATTTTAAAATCTCCTCATATTGAGTCGTTGTGTCGTCGTATATTAGTTGATGGTCTTAAAGTTGCTAGAGCTGAACAAATTGACTTTGAAGATCATATCGTTGATGATATTTTAAATATTTATAAAGGTTATCCAGACGAAATGGGAACAAGTATGTATTACGATGTCATTAACAAGCATCCTCTTGAAGTCGAGGCCATACAGGGTTATATATATAAATGTGCAAAAAAACATCATTTAGAGACACCCTATCTAGATATGGCTTATACATTTTTATACGCTTATCACCTTGAATACACACAACCAGATTGA
- the panB gene encoding 3-methyl-2-oxobutanoate hydroxymethyltransferase gives MKTLNHLNKMKASQQKISMVTAYDYPSAKQAQQAEIDMILVGDSLGMTVLGYDSTVQVTLNDMIHHGKAVKRGASDTFIVVDMPIGTVGLSDEEDLKNALKLYQNTNANAVKVEGAHLTSFIQKATKMGIPVVSHLGLTPQSVGVMGYKLQGDTKTAAMQLIKDAKAMETAGAVVLVLEAIPSDLAREISQQLTIPVIGIGAGKDTDGQVLVYHDMLNYGVDRHAKFVKQFADFSSGIDGLRQYNEEVKAGTFPSENHTYKKRIMDEVEQHD, from the coding sequence TTGAAAACTTTAAATCATTTAAACAAAATGAAGGCATCACAGCAAAAGATTTCTATGGTTACAGCTTATGATTATCCTAGTGCTAAGCAAGCACAACAAGCTGAAATTGACATGATTTTGGTAGGAGATTCTTTAGGAATGACAGTGTTAGGATATGATAGTACTGTTCAAGTTACATTGAACGATATGATTCATCATGGTAAGGCTGTTAAAAGAGGTGCTTCAGATACATTTATAGTTGTTGATATGCCTATAGGGACTGTTGGTTTAAGTGATGAAGAAGATCTAAAAAATGCACTTAAGCTTTATCAAAACACGAATGCTAACGCTGTCAAAGTAGAAGGGGCTCATCTTACATCATTTATTCAAAAAGCAACTAAAATGGGTATACCTGTTGTTTCTCACTTAGGTCTTACACCTCAAAGTGTAGGTGTAATGGGGTATAAACTTCAAGGGGATACAAAGACAGCCGCTATGCAACTTATCAAAGATGCTAAAGCTATGGAAACTGCTGGTGCAGTAGTACTGGTTTTAGAAGCCATACCTAGTGATTTAGCTCGAGAAATTAGTCAGCAACTCACTATTCCAGTTATAGGTATAGGGGCAGGAAAAGATACTGATGGGCAAGTGTTAGTGTATCATGATATGTTAAATTATGGTGTTGATCGACACGCTAAGTTTGTTAAGCAATTTGCAGACTTTTCAAGTGGTATTGATGGATTAAGGCAATATAATGAAGAAGTTAAAGCAGGGACGTTTCCTTCTGAAAATCATACTTACAAAAAACGTATTATGGATGAGGTAGAGCAACATGACTAA
- the panC gene encoding pantoate--beta-alanine ligase, with protein sequence MTKVITTINEMQSIVKQHQREGKTIGFVPTMGALHDGHLTMMKQSVSENDLTVISIFVNPLQFGPNEDFDAYPRQLDDDVAAVKKLQVDYVFHPSVDEMYPEELGIHLKVGHLAQVLEGAQRPGHFEGVVTVVNKLFNIVQPDYAYFGKKDAQQLAIVEKMVKDFNLPVHVIGIDIVREKDGLAKSSRNIYLTSEERKEAKHLYQSLRLAKNLYEAGERDSNEIIGQIAAYLNKNISGHIDDLGIYSYPNLIQQSKIHGRIFISLAVKFSKARLIDNIIIGDDYID encoded by the coding sequence ATGACTAAAGTTATTACAACAATCAATGAAATGCAATCTATTGTTAAACAACATCAACGTGAAGGTAAAACAATAGGATTCGTTCCGACTATGGGAGCTTTACATGATGGTCATTTAACCATGATGAAGCAATCTGTAAGCGAAAATGATCTCACGGTTATTAGTATATTTGTGAATCCCTTGCAGTTTGGACCTAATGAGGATTTTGATGCTTATCCACGTCAACTCGATGATGATGTGGCTGCAGTAAAAAAGTTACAAGTGGATTATGTTTTCCATCCGAGTGTAGATGAAATGTATCCAGAAGAATTAGGTATTCATCTGAAAGTTGGACACTTGGCACAAGTATTAGAGGGAGCACAAAGACCTGGACACTTCGAAGGTGTTGTGACCGTGGTCAACAAACTATTTAATATTGTGCAACCAGATTATGCCTATTTTGGGAAAAAGGATGCACAACAATTAGCTATTGTTGAAAAGATGGTTAAAGACTTTAATCTTCCTGTACATGTTATCGGTATTGATATCGTAAGAGAAAAAGATGGTTTAGCCAAAAGCTCTAGAAATATTTACTTGACCTCTGAAGAACGAAAAGAGGCAAAACATTTATATCAAAGTCTACGCTTAGCAAAGAATTTGTATGAAGCGGGTGAACGAGATAGCAATGAGATTATAGGTCAAATCGCTGCGTATTTAAACAAAAATATTAGTGGACATATTGATGATTTGGGTATTTATAGTTATCCAAATCTTATACAACAATCAAAGATTCATGGACGAATATTCATATCATTGGCAGTTAAATTTTCTAAAGCAAGATTGATAGATAATATAATTATTGGAGATGACTATATTGATTAG
- the panD gene encoding aspartate 1-decarboxylase, whose product MIRTFMNSKIHRARVTESNLNYVGSITIDANILDAVDILPNEKVAIVNNNNGARFETYVIAGERGSGKMCLNGAASRLVEVGDVIIIMTYAQLNEDEMVDHSPKVAVLNENNEIIEMINEKENTISNV is encoded by the coding sequence TTGATTAGAACATTTATGAACTCAAAAATCCATAGAGCTAGAGTTACAGAATCTAATTTAAATTACGTTGGAAGCATAACAATAGATGCCAATATATTAGATGCGGTTGATATTTTACCCAATGAAAAGGTTGCTATTGTTAATAATAATAATGGTGCTCGATTTGAAACATATGTCATTGCTGGAGAACGTGGTAGTGGAAAGATGTGTTTAAATGGCGCGGCTTCAAGACTAGTTGAAGTTGGAGACGTCATTATTATTATGACATATGCACAATTAAATGAAGATGAAATGGTAGATCACTCACCAAAAGTAGCTGTGTTAAATGAAAATAATGAAATTATAGAAATGATAAATGAGAAAGAAAATACGATATCAAATGTATAA